Proteins encoded by one window of Salvia splendens isolate huo1 chromosome 14, SspV2, whole genome shotgun sequence:
- the LOC121764162 gene encoding uncharacterized protein LOC121764162 has protein sequence MLQEVNTRLGALEHQVSQIAQAVGQIHQPGQFPSTTIPNPRDCKAIYLRSGTSYESPPMPEVEAKEVPEEEIEEEEIEVESPNMPSEVQPEAIVLPKPKEVKIPFPQVVQKKKLDEKFAKFLEIFKRVHLNIPLIEALQQMPDYLKKKKLVDYETVSLTENYSAIIQQKMPAKMKDPGSLNISWVIGNDRQTKALCDLGASINLMPLSFFRKLKFGVLKPTTITLQMTDKSVKFPNGVLENVLVRVDDFIFPVDFVVFDIKEDPNVSLILG, from the coding sequence atgTTACAGGAGGTCAACACAAGATTGGGGGCCTTAGAGCACCAAGTAAGTCAAATTGCCCAAGCCGTTGGGCAAATACATCAACCGGGGCAATTTCCAAGTACTACAATTCCAAACCCGAGAGATTGCAAGGCAATCTACTTGAGGAGTGGGACAAGCTATGAGAGTCCTCCTATGCCCGAGGTGGAAGCTAAGGAAGTGCCGGAAGAAGAGATAGAAGAAGAGGAGATAGAGGTGGAATCACCTAATATGCCATCCGAGGTTCAACCCGAGGCAATTGTTCTACCTAAGCCAAAGGAAGTCAAAATTCCTTTCCCTCAAGTGGTGCAAAAGAAGAAGTTAGATGAGAAGTTTGCAAAATTCCTTGAGATCTTCAAGAGGGTGCACCTCAATATTCCTCTTATTGAGGCTCTCCAACAAATGCCCGACTAtctcaagaagaagaagttggtTGATTATGAAACCGTGAGCTTGACCGAGAATTATAGTGCAATCATCCAACAAAAGATGCCGGCAAAGATGAAGGATCCGGGGAGCCTCAATATCTCTTGGGTGATTGGGAATGATAGGCAAACCAAGGCCTTATGTGATTTGGGGGCAAGCATAAATCTAATGCCCCTAAGTTTCTTCCGGAAATTGAAGTTTGGTGTCTTGAAGCCGACCACCATAACCCTTCAAATGACGGATAAATCTGTCAAGTTCCCTAATGGAGTCCTCGAGAATGTCTTAGTGAGGGTGGATGATTTTATCTTCCCCGTGGACTTTGTCGTCTTCGATATAAAGGAAGATCCAAATGTCTCTCTCATCCTTGGATGA